From the Scomber scombrus chromosome 22, fScoSco1.1, whole genome shotgun sequence genome, the window AAAGGTTGTTAGCAGTAAATACATATCCCAAACAAAGTGAATACCATATTAACATCTTAATTCTCTTATTTCACAATTATACATCAATTCCCTCACCAAAGttcacaatgaaaaaataagacTCAGAAAATGTCCAGGGAAAGACAAGCTGACAAAAAATGAATGGGACAAAACAGAGTGCATAGAGTGAAACAGTGTGTTATTAAATCTACATAAGTAAATCTGTTCCTTACCTCCTTCTGCTGTACAGTTTCCATGTGTTCATTAGTAAAATAGGAGCATATTGCCACAGATGATGATAAAACAGTATCCATTGGTATGACTTCCATTGGCGCTGTTATGTCCAGGGTAAAGGTCTGCAATAGTTTTTCCAATTTGATTTGCGCCGAAAAGTGATTCAGCCGATGTTTAATTGAGTGAGAATAGAGACATAAGAGCTCCAACCACAATTTACTGGACTGTCCACTCCCTGCCTTTTCTCCAATCTCCAactttcattcactctctccCCTCACACACCTGAATAtgacttcctctctctctctctctctctctctctctctctctctctctctctctctctctctctctctctctctctctctctctctgtgtctctctctctcacgtcactcactgtcactctatctctctctctctctctctctctctctcctctctctctctctcctctctctctctctctctctctctctctctctctctctctgtctctcactgttGCTCTCTGTTTCTTTACATCTGTCTCTATCTGCTGGCTGTCTCTCTCGCCACTGAAATGTTGTGTGAACATGAATGAAAGActctaaatgaaataaaaactacttACATGACATACTCATGTAAAAAAGCCCCAGGGAAATTAGTGACACATAGTCCAGACGTCATGGCATTACATTATTTCCCTCCAAATCTAAAGTTAGTTGGAATTCGCATAGCAACTGCTTCAGAATTACAGTTGCTCGGCAGCTGTAACAAATTATCCCACTCTCGTTGTCCCACGGTATATTTCACTTCCTTACAGAAATGAAATAATCAAGTCCTAATGAGTATAGGTAATAAAACAGACATGACTAAAAACTGACTACAAAAGGGGTTTTCTTTAATTGACATGATGCAGATAGAGCCACAGAGAGTTGACAGAATAATAACCTCCAGTTTCAGATTCACTGTTTgacaaatgaaacagaaaatatccAATTTAGTTATTTAACCTTTGTTGTAATATTTGTTTCAATTAAATTCAGACTTCATTACAGATCATTAGATCAGATCATGAGGAGTCCAtagcacaataaaatacatgGCATTCTGCTTCAATTTCCTAGGttacacaatttatttatttatgttcttATATGCATTTTGTTGACATATGTAcagtttactttaaaaaaaacaacttttttcttaACTTGAATTTAGTCATGGAGCGTGCCTCACTCCACTACACCACTACACACATTACTTCtgaatgtgatttttaaataacacctttgaatcatttaatataaaatccACAATGCACTGTAAACTAAGCTGATGATATATGATACCTTGTACCACTTGTAACTTTAACCACAGTGGGAATTTGGAAAAGTTTACCACATCATGTACAATGTGTACAAACAGTTTAAACACATACTAAACAAACTAATTTAATCATTGTTAAAGGCTTACCAGAATTCAAGTGCTGGCCAAGTCCAATGCTTTATCCCTGTTGCTGTGTCAAAGTGTTTAATGAAAGTATTTTTTGGCGGCCCACTTTTTAAAGTATGCAGAAATCTGTTTGCAGCCAATGATAGCTGGGCTCTAACCCAACAAGTGGCACAGTGACAGGTGAAGGCTGAGCAGCTGTCCTCTTGGTGGCTCCTGCTGTCAGCCCCAGCTGTGCAGTGTTTGCCATGTAGTTCCACTCCTGTCCTGCTGGTGGCAGCACTGCGCCGCTCTTCTCTGCGGGGAGTGATGTCAGTCCGTGACGCCTGAATCCACAGTAAACACAAATGGTCGATACACCGAGAGCAAGCAAGCTAACAAGTACCTGAGCAGAAAGGTAAGAAAACTTCtgttatctttttatttaagaAGATTTTGAAGCTGTAACTGTTCGCTGCTTTTTTGTAGACTCATTTTTCGCTGTTAGTGTGTAGATAAAGGCTCTGCCACCACGTAACGTTATGTGCCGTGTCACACCAGTGAGGCAGGCAGAGATGGATAGAGACGCTTCTGTAGGTGTAGAAGTGGAAAATGCTCCCTCAAATAACAACTAAATGCTGGCGAAAATTAGTTCAGTTGACTCAAACATGTATGCGGGCAGTGGTTGCAGTAGAGAAAGCGTGTAGTGCTCATATTTAAGAACAGAAATCCTTTTCTTAAACACACAACTCTCAAAATAGTGATTTAACAGAGGAAAGCCCCCCTGTTCTTCAGTCTATGGTAAGCTGATGGCCTCCTTTGAACAGCGTATCCTGTTTACACCTCACCTCAGTGCATCGTGCTATCAACAGCCTGCACTTTGTTATAAATGCCACACCTGACAGATACTGTGTGTGCAGAGACTCAAATTTGACTGCAGCCAACTAATGCTGGAAGAAATTAgatgcaaagtaaaataaaacaaaaatcctgTTTCTGTAGGTTGTTGATTACATTTTGATGCTTTCATACTGCTGATTAAATAATGCATGTAACATGATTTGATAAGCATCAACGTTTTTTAAACGTagctttcttttatatttagatttatACCAGGAGTGTACACGCCTAACATTGCCTGGCAGGTACCCAAGACTTGACTCCACACCTCCTGAGTAGAACAAGTCATGTGAAATATCAGCTGCTTAAGATATGATCTGTTAAAGATATGAAGCCTTTTGACTTCTGTAATCATATCTATTATTGCCATGCCCTCTCACAATAATGTCACAGTAATTCAATCaaagtagggctgcaacaaatgattattttcaacaCTTAATCTGTCAGtgcacaacccaaagatattcagttactgtcacagaagactaaagaaatcagaaaatatttacatttgagaaggtGAAGTGATAGaatttggattttatttttggtaACTGATCCACTAATTGCTGCAGATCTCATCCAAAGAACTTGATCTACTCTTTTCCACAATATGTTTCATTGCTGATTTGTAACTCTAAAAAACTGAACCAACTAAAGTATTTCACAATTAATTTTTGTGGTGCAACAGAAGCGGATACATGCAGAACAGAAACTGTTACTGAGTAAAAATGCTAAAAGGGCACATTTGAGTATtgacagtacagtatagtacagtcgCTGCCCAGTGTATGCAAATGGGCAACAGTGAACCAGTTTGACAAGACTCTTCTGAGACTGATCTGACACACCGACCAGCAGTGATTACTTATTCAGAGTGTGTTTAGGCTCTGATGTGACTGATCCACATTACAGTTTCTTTCTCAGagacattataaaaataaacattttccacTATCAGTTACATCCAGTCAGAGCAGGCTGCCAACACCAATCCCTGGCCTTGTGTTCTCTTAGATAAAAATATTCCAACGAGTTATACAGATTTAAAATTCAGGAAAAAGAGCGTTGGTATTGGATTGATTGGcacaactaacgattattttcttCATCGAGTAATCATTTAgtctatgaagtgtaaaaagtACAGtctaaaatgttaatatattcaATAAACTATGATGTACGATgaggaaaaacagcaaatcttcacatttgagaatctgGAACCATCAtatgttttggcatttttgctatAAAAATGGTTAACTTAACAAAATAGTTGACAGTTAACTTCTTTAcgatcattgcagctctatgGATCAGTACTAGGTATCAGTATACACCTGAGTTGAGGTATCATGGCAAAAAAAATCTTAGTCAGTGGAGTCTTTTGTAAACGACGTAATCCAGCTGAATAAGCTTGTGGGAGAGGTGTAATGGTTTTAGAGGCGGGCCGTATACACTGGGTCCATTTATACCTGTACATGGcaaaacacagcacagattCATCTCTTCATAGACGTCTTTTACCCTCAGGGAGTGGATGCTTTCAACAACAGACTGCCTCATATTGCAGGAATTATTCAGGACTGGTTTGAGGAACTTTCAGGTAAAGTTTGAAAGAAACATCCACCCTTAAACTTTAGGACATAGCTTGAAACACTATTTGATCAGTTTTAGCACTGAGATGCGTGGCATTTAGTTTGCTCTAACATGCGTTTTTATCTTTGTGGTCATTTCATATTTGCTTATATTGTCAAAAATCCTTTGTTAGGAGTTTTTCTGAGTTTGACAGTCAATGCTGAATGTTCTTCTTTTAAGGCTGAGCTTTTACGTTGCTGTAGTGATGCGTGTGTCCCATCTGGTGTAGTTGGGAGCCTTCAGCTGaaccccctccctctcctgttGCTgtccccccaccaccaccaccaccaaagaCCTCCACCAACGCCACCTCCTTCCTcgtccacctcctcttcctccctccggCCGCCCCTGTGATGCCTCCCTCGTGCTGTGGCTGCCTGTCACAGTACACCCATCATCATCTGGTTGCCTTCCTCCTCACCTTCTTTAGGTAATCAACACCCACTCTGCCTTCCTGCCATAAAGGTTTCCCCTCAAACCTGTCggagcattttaacatttagctttttgttttttagatgaATTTTAATTATGTGTTTGCTTAACTGGAAAAAGTTCCAGAATAAATTGGGAAAATTAGATTTCCAACTCTTGTGTTGCAGatttgtaacaaaaaaaagcctACTGGAGTTGCATAAGAGAGGATGCAGAGTGCAAAGAAAATATCAATGCAGCTGGTGTAAAAACAGTGTAAATGGATGTGGGTTGTTTATTTAGGACAAAGGTCTTCGGGGCAAGGTTAACACAGGTCAGTTAAGATAACATGGACTACAGTGGGTATGTTGATTTCTAATCGACGGGGTAGCAAAAAGTCAGGTGATTCTAAAACTGAGATGCTGCAGCAGTGCATTTGAGTCAGCTGCTGAGTTTCAAACCTTTCTTTGTTTAGTGCCCCCTCAGTCAGTGTAGTTAATCTTTAATTACAGTACTTGTGCACCAATGTCACGACACCCTTATCAGGAGCAAAGTAAAGAGTTGTCTACAGAATAAATACTGCAGCTCAGCAGAAAAAGGAGATGAAGTTGTATTGGATTGTGCTCCATTTCCTGCTTCTTAGATAAAGATGTCCGGTGTTTCCTGAAATTTAACCTtctgtcaaagaaaaaagagcatCCCCTCCAGCTGTAGAATGAACTCTGACCTGGCCACTCAACATGGAGGGTTTTTAAATAGGTCTCGCCCTTATAGTGCTTTGACTTGCTGAGTAAagctctttctgtctttttcccaGCTATGTGTTACTGCATGCGTCCAGGAAGACATTCAGCAATGTGAAAGTGAGCATCTCAGCCCAGTGGACGCCATCTGTCCAGAATGACAGCGCGCCCGCTTTCTCCCCTGGCCAGGTACTGAGAGCACACACAACAGTTCAGTGTCTAGATTACATCAATCACAATGTTTCTTCAAAAAgaatacaaacaaaatcaatttttttgtatttttcaaatgcaaattatttcattttgaggACTGAAACATTGTTTTTTGCAAACTTTTATTGAGCATTTTCAATACCACACCACAGTACCACCAGAAACAATAAActaaggaaacaaagaaaaagagaaaaacacatcgATCTACACACCAGCAAATACCAATATGCATcatgcacagacagagagaaaaacaaacaaataaacaaaaacaaaacagcaacaacaccaccagaccaaagcaaaaaaaaaaacgagaagATACAGGTCAGAGCAATCCCAGTAATCATAAGATGTTGCGTATATTCCTGCAACCAAAACCCCTGCAGCCCGTCCCCCTCCACACTGagaaacattgtttttaataaagtgaGATCAACTATGaagggttttttgttttctttgcaagTTTTTGATCCCAAGCACACATTACTAAAACTTTATAGTGTgccaaaaataataaagtactGCATCAGTAAATTTGACAGTAAGTTTATGGTGTGACATAAACAAACCTACAGCATATTTTAAGGTTTTCTTTAACTTCAAAAGATGGTTTTACGTGTTTCAGAGTAATTACCTTTTAATATTTGAAACTCCTAATGTTGCACCTCAAAACAGACCATACGTTACCTCATTTGAGTGTTTAATGGATAACtataatcattcatttttttatagtcaaaaatacataattagTCAAGCCTACATGGAATAGAAGAGTGTAGATAAACCAGGTTGGAAAAAATACAAGATAAGTTAATGCATGTACTTTGATAACAAGCAGGTTCCTGGcatgtttctcttttatttatatatttttcattccCCACACCTCAGTTTCCTCAGTtcaacttctttttctttaatcttacACCACAATAACTTCCTCAAACAGAATATATGTTGCTTCAGGCTTTTTCTTGCAATAAAAGCTTTCACTCTTATCACTGTTTTATACTATAACTGGCTACTGTACACTGTAGGCAgctttaatatacagtaaaattcAACGTTAATCTGACAGCTAAAAAACTTTTCTTGTATCAGGTTCATGGGAAAATGTTATGACATTTAAACCCCTGTCGTAGATAAAAAAGCATGTAATAAAGTGTCTTGTCTCTGGCTGCCTCAGACATGGGAGGGCAATCATCTGTTTGCAGATGAAAAGCAGGCCACTCTGTTCCTGGGAGCTCTGGActctatctttctcttctcATACGCCTTGGTGAGTAGGGAAtatcattttctgtgtttgatgaGCTTCTGACATTAGAGCCACAAAAATGAATAGAACTGGCAGTGGCTTATTATGGCACGCTTTCACCTAGAGCCAAGTTAGAGCGGAGAAGAAGCTGATACCTGTTGAGCTAAAATTCTTCTAAATATAAATCAcgtaaataaaaaagaagctctgataGATTGGCAGCCTGTCTAGGTTGGAAGATTTCCTCATTCTTGTCCACACAGGGTCTGTATTTCAGCGGCGTGATCGGGGACAGGCTGAACCTGCGCTACGTGCTCTGCTTCGGCCTGTGTGGCTCTGCTGCAGTGGTGAGTACAGTAGACTCACGATGTGCATCTAATCCTTGATAGTGTCCCCATGTGGTCACACTCTGTGgaattaatgtacagtatttgtatcTTCAGCAGTTATAAATGAGGCTCTAGTTGCGCTTCTCGTTTCTCACGCTCCATATGATTCACGATGAACAAATCAAACTCCAAAATTAGATAttcaggaagtaaaaaaaaaaaaagttagaataaAGTGCTGGAATTAATGTGAAACTCGAGCAATAATAAAGATTAGGTTCTATTTCCTCCACATTGTATATGTTATGGAATTAAAACAGCTCTTCATGTGTTTGCAGGAGTTTGTGTTTGGCACTCTGACCGAATGGCTCCACATCTACAACATCTATCTGTACTGCGGCCTGTGGGTGCTGAACGGCCTGCTGCAGTCCGCCGTCTGGCCCTGCGTGGTGGCCGTCATGGGCAACTGGTTCGGCAAAGCTGGGTGTGTGGTGTGACCTTTCTCTGTTtacaaaagctgtttttttatctgATGCTGCCTCTTCACTTTTACCTGTGGATATGTTTAGTCACAACTGCAGCAGCTATCCAGCTTAGAAAACACTTAGTCAAGCCTGTGTCTGTCAGGTCAAACTCTCTGATACACGCCCGCACACACAGGAATAACGcacgaaacacacacactcacactcggCACAATGACATCCATTCACCAGTTGCTGctgcctgaacacagacacCATTTAGACTCAGTTTTTTCCTCAGCAGCAGAACGTGTAAACATAACTTGCTGAATATAAAAATAGTCAGTGAGACGTCTGTAAGGTTGCATTTAGTAAATTATAGCACGTTTTGTTGTACTTTATAAAGTCTTTGACGTAGGTTTGAAAAAAGAGatgcagtgtttaaaaaaaaaaagacaaagcagagAATCTTAGCAAATTATCGTACTTGTTAAATGTCACATGAAATAAttggaaagtgtttttttcctcattttccaGGCGCGGCTTTGTGTTCGGACTGTGGAGTGCTTGTGCCTCCGTTGGAAACATACTGGGTGCCTTCTTGGCATCTAGCGTCCTCAAATACGGATACGAggtgaagcacacacacacacacactcacacacacctgattGGTGCCTTTTTAACAGTGTTATTCTCAGCTTCTAAATACtaacatgtgtttttgtgtgtgcagtatgCTTTCCTGGTGACATCAGTGGTGCAGTTTGCTGGTGGGGTGGTGGTGTTCTTTGGCCTGATCACGTCTCCAAAAGAAGTCGGTAAGCACTGCAAGGAACATGGAAATATTCcagataatgtgtgtgtgtgtgtactcgcATGGGTCATATTGCTACAACTGTAGAAACTGCCTGAAATAGAAACATTTCAGAGTTTGAATTCAGGCTACAGCTTTTAATGTTTGTCGTGTGCGTGTCAGGTCTGAGTTTGGAGTCAGAGACTGGACTCGGCCCGGTGGAGACGGACACAGACAGCCACAGGCCTCTGATGAGCGACGAGGAGGATGAGGTGGAAGCGGAGGCGTACGGCGGACGATACCAGTCGGTCCAGCAGCCGGACGAACCTCTGGCCGAGCCTCCTCAAGCCGTCAGCTTCTTGCAAGCTTTCGGTCTGCCTGGAGTGCTGCCCGTAAGTCTGCTGCTCCAGAAAAATGACCACACATGTGCTTTAAAGAGAATGAATGCTACAAATTCAGCTACAAAATCTGTATATGTGGTCATAGATCAATTTTTAAAACTCATATGAACTCTTCTGTTTTAACTGCAGTATTCGCTGGCGTACGCATGTCTGAAGCTGGTCAActactccttcttcttctggcTTCCTTTCTACCTGAGCAACAACTACGGCTGGAAGGAGGCCGAGGCCGACCGCCTGTCTGTGTGGTACGACGTCGGAGGAATCATCGGTGAGCAGCACGTTTAGCCTGTCAAGAAAAATCCCACTTCTgtgctttctgtttgtttaaaaaaaataattatcacttttttcaATGGAAATTGGTACAGGGAATACAGCCATTATATTTGTCTGTATGCCCTTTTCTCTTTAATATAACAGTAAACATCCTTAGAGTTTGAGTGACAactgtctttgttttctctttttgtcttttgtaatcttgttttttggggggttttctgTGTCAGGTGGAACACTTCAGGGTCTGATCTCTGACTTCATGGGAAAGAGAGCACCGGTGTTGGCCATAAGTCTGGCGTTGGCGATGGGAGCTCTGATTGGATACAGCCGTGAGTACACACACGTCATCAAATAGCATCTGCTAGAGCATAAGAGTCTAAGGTCTTTTCCACAATAGCCATTTTGCATTTTCACCCACCTCCCTTCTTCTACTCCCTCCTTCTCAGACTCGCCTAATGACCAGGTGATCAATGCAGCACTGTTGGCCACCACCGGCTTCTTTATCGGCGGCCCGTCCAACATGATCAGCTCGGCCATATCTGCCGACTTGGGGAGACAGGAGGCTCTCAGGGGCAGTAAGGAGGCTCTGGCTACCGTTACCGGCATA encodes:
- the slc37a3 gene encoding sugar phosphate exchanger 3, whose translation is MPPSCCGCLSQYTHHHLVAFLLTFFSYVLLHASRKTFSNVKVSISAQWTPSVQNDSAPAFSPGQTWEGNHLFADEKQATLFLGALDSIFLFSYALGLYFSGVIGDRLNLRYVLCFGLCGSAAVEFVFGTLTEWLHIYNIYLYCGLWVLNGLLQSAVWPCVVAVMGNWFGKAGRGFVFGLWSACASVGNILGAFLASSVLKYGYEYAFLVTSVVQFAGGVVVFFGLITSPKEVGLSLESETGLGPVETDTDSHRPLMSDEEDEVEAEAYGGRYQSVQQPDEPLAEPPQAVSFLQAFGLPGVLPYSLAYACLKLVNYSFFFWLPFYLSNNYGWKEAEADRLSVWYDVGGIIGGTLQGLISDFMGKRAPVLAISLALAMGALIGYSHSPNDQVINAALLATTGFFIGGPSNMISSAISADLGRQEALRGSKEALATVTGIVDGTGSIGAAGGQYLVSLIESKLGWMYVFYFFVVMTGGSIVFITPLLLKEVRAMWRDRQALQRQL